The following coding sequences are from one Candidatus Methylomirabilota bacterium window:
- the erpA gene encoding iron-sulfur cluster insertion protein ErpA: MVTITESAAKKVHDLRLEEGKPDWGLRLRVVGGGCSGFSYELGWEDAEQEGDQVAESQGVKVYVDPQSVQYVGGAEIDYVDSLYGSGFSIKNPNSKGTCGCGHSFQA; this comes from the coding sequence ATGGTCACGATCACGGAATCGGCCGCCAAGAAGGTCCACGACCTGCGTCTCGAAGAGGGGAAGCCCGACTGGGGTCTTCGTCTCCGGGTCGTCGGCGGGGGCTGCTCGGGCTTCTCGTACGAACTGGGCTGGGAGGATGCCGAGCAGGAGGGCGACCAGGTCGCCGAGTCGCAGGGCGTGAAGGTCTACGTGGACCCGCAGAGCGTCCAGTACGTCGGCGGCGCGGAGATCGACTACGTCGACAGCCTGTACGGATCCGGATTCTCGATCAAGAACCCGAATTCGAAAGGCACCTGCGGCTGCGGCCACTCCTTCCAGGCCTGA